In Companilactobacillus allii, one genomic interval encodes:
- a CDS encoding amino acid ABC transporter permease: MIKLLTDNWPAFISGFGWTVLSSVLALFFSLIIGSLFAILEVMPSKVARVIGNVYVEIFRNIPLLVITMFFYLVIPLYIVKINGFTAGTIGLTIYTSAFIAETVRAGINSVDLGQMEAARAQGMTFWQAMKNVVLPQAFKLVIPPLGNQFVNLVKNSSVLAFVAGFDLMYQGNAIASQTFDTVNTYVVVGLFYLVITLPISYYMQHLERKLA, encoded by the coding sequence ATGATAAAATTACTAACAGATAATTGGCCAGCCTTTATTTCAGGATTTGGATGGACTGTTTTATCCAGTGTCTTGGCACTGTTCTTCAGTTTGATTATTGGATCCCTCTTCGCGATCCTAGAGGTTATGCCTAGTAAAGTAGCTCGTGTAATAGGTAATGTCTACGTGGAGATATTCCGTAACATTCCGTTATTAGTTATCACAATGTTCTTTTACCTAGTAATTCCGTTGTATATTGTGAAGATCAATGGATTCACTGCCGGAACTATCGGGTTAACGATCTATACATCGGCTTTTATTGCCGAAACAGTTCGTGCTGGTATTAATTCAGTTGACCTTGGTCAAATGGAAGCTGCTCGTGCGCAAGGTATGACATTTTGGCAGGCTATGAAAAATGTTGTCCTACCACAAGCCTTCAAGTTAGTTATTCCACCTCTTGGTAATCAATTCGTTAACTTAGTTAAGAATTCATCAGTTCTAGCCTTTGTGGCTGGATTTGACTTGATGTATCAAGGTAATGCGATTGCGTCACAGACTTTTGATACTGTTAATACATATGTAGTTGTCGGTTTGTTCTACTTAGTTATTACATTGCCGATCAGTTATTATATGCAACATTTAGAAAGAAAATTAGCTTAG
- a CDS encoding amino acid ABC transporter permease, with protein MQNWIDAYSWINIRFLLQGLWVTILISVVSVILSFIIGSVLGIIRYAKIPYLSRIVGYIIDVIRNLPLLLIIFFTYFGLPAFGFKPDTIPAAILAMTVFESTMIAEIIRSGILAVDIGQMEASRAMGMKLGQAMWHVVLPQAYKKMIPALVSQFISLIKDTSLATIIVVPELMQHGQVVYGQDPNYIIPVFVAMAIMYFVVCYALSLLSKFIDRRMA; from the coding sequence ATGCAAAATTGGATAGACGCTTATTCATGGATCAATATACGATTCCTGCTCCAAGGCTTATGGGTCACAATATTGATCTCAGTTGTTTCAGTAATATTGAGTTTCATTATTGGTTCAGTCTTAGGAATTATCAGATATGCGAAGATTCCGTATTTATCAAGAATCGTCGGATACATTATCGATGTTATTAGAAACTTGCCATTGCTGTTGATAATCTTCTTCACGTACTTTGGATTACCAGCCTTTGGTTTCAAGCCAGATACGATCCCAGCAGCTATTTTAGCCATGACAGTCTTTGAGTCTACTATGATTGCTGAGATCATCAGGTCAGGTATATTGGCTGTTGATATTGGTCAGATGGAAGCATCTCGTGCTATGGGGATGAAGCTAGGACAGGCAATGTGGCATGTTGTATTGCCTCAAGCTTACAAAAAAATGATCCCAGCATTAGTTAGTCAATTTATATCCTTGATCAAGGATACTTCACTGGCCACAATCATCGTTGTGCCAGAATTGATGCAACACGGTCAAGTCGTCTATGGACAAGATCCTAACTACATCATTCCAGTCTTTGTAGCGATGGCTATTATGTACTTTGTAGTTTGTTATGCATTGTCATTGTTATCTAAGTTTATTGATAGAAGAATGGCTTAA